A single region of the Bacillota bacterium genome encodes:
- a CDS encoding DUF5317 domain-containing protein, with translation MISAKVYEGVKVVVLDAALASVAIGKIRGGQIRRLGNLPLRRVDLIILAFLVEQVLIAAGLKGWPALSEIAPYLYIVTYILLFIAVWSNRSMPEMLVMGAGILLNFIVIAANGGRMPVSPEGLIRIGMGDQISLIESGRAVTYCLAGPGARLSFLGDMVAIGRPYPVHRMTSVGDIVIAVGVFLLIQRWMMRRA, from the coding sequence CTGGCATCGGTTGCGATCGGGAAGATACGCGGGGGGCAGATACGAAGGCTGGGGAACCTCCCACTGAGGCGGGTTGATCTAATTATCCTGGCCTTCCTGGTCGAACAGGTATTGATTGCGGCGGGGCTAAAAGGCTGGCCGGCCCTGAGTGAAATAGCCCCGTATCTTTATATCGTAACCTATATCCTTCTTTTTATTGCTGTGTGGTCAAACCGCAGCATGCCTGAGATGCTGGTTATGGGGGCCGGGATCCTGCTGAATTTCATCGTTATCGCGGCAAACGGAGGTAGGATGCCCGTTTCACCCGAGGGTCTTATACGAATCGGCATGGGGGACCAGATATCTCTAATAGAGTCTGGGCGAGCGGTAACTTATTGCCTGGCGGGCCCTGGAGCGCGACTCTCCTTCCTGGGGGATATGGTCGCGATCGGCAGGCCCTACCCTGTTCACCGGATGACCAGCGTTGGAGATATAGTCATAGCAGTCGGGGTCTTTCTTTTGATCCAGAGATGGATGATGCGCCGGGCATAA